In Candidatus Poribacteria bacterium, a genomic segment contains:
- a CDS encoding RNA polymerase sigma factor, translating to MAESNRFEQLYRKHVDGIFRFIRQMMGNEDDAEELTAETFFRAYRSFSKLRDAGKAKAWLYRIAYNLCMDELEKRRKLSVVPLEDEPAIGYISAGDPSPSAILERKEIAIWVRDILSRLSHDYQTALILGEVEGLSNREIAKVMGRTPIAVKSLRQRARNAFKREAMKSLKRLGLNLDDLLK from the coding sequence ATGGCCGAGAGTAACAGGTTCGAACAGCTCTACAGGAAACATGTGGATGGAATCTTCAGATTTATCAGACAGATGATGGGAAATGAGGATGACGCCGAGGAGCTCACGGCGGAGACGTTCTTCAGGGCGTACCGATCGTTCTCAAAATTGAGGGATGCGGGCAAAGCGAAAGCGTGGCTCTACCGCATTGCCTATAACCTCTGTATGGATGAATTGGAGAAACGTAGGAAGCTATCGGTTGTCCCCCTGGAAGATGAACCGGCGATCGGGTATATCTCAGCAGGTGATCCCTCTCCATCGGCGATCCTTGAGCGAAAAGAGATCGCGATCTGGGTGAGAGATATCCTCTCTCGGCTTTCACACGATTATCAGACCGCCCTCATCCTCGGAGAGGTTGAGGGGTTGAGCAACAGGGAGATAGCAAAGGTCATGGGAAGAACTCCTATAGCCGTCAAATCCCTGAGACAACGTGCGCGAAACGCCTTTAAAAGGGAGGCGATGAAATCCCTGAAAAGGCTCGGTTTAAACCTCGATGATCTCTTAAAATAA
- a CDS encoding amidohydrolase family protein: MLIDVNAYLGHFAFRRLRHNTADGLLKLMDRHGIDKAIVSSASAITYRNAQSGNEELFEEVKGHTDRLIPFAVINPTYSDWLHDLRICHDDFGMRGVRMYPRWHGYSLRDGGARELVHAATELHMIVSIPVRVEDPRQRHWLLDVPLDEIAGLIRAYPEARFMILEGIRFTSSLLGRKGGDLPGSYLIEISRLTTLLHAEMRQLIENVGVERLAFGTGMPFKYPAPALLKIEVLDTDEDEKEAIRWRNAAEMLEWSGVTL; the protein is encoded by the coding sequence GTGCTGATTGACGTGAACGCCTACCTCGGGCACTTCGCCTTCAGGCGGCTGAGACACAACACCGCCGACGGGCTTCTCAAGCTCATGGACAGACACGGCATAGACAAAGCGATCGTCTCGAGCGCCAGCGCCATCACCTATCGAAACGCCCAATCGGGAAACGAGGAGCTTTTCGAGGAGGTGAAAGGTCATACCGATCGTCTGATACCGTTCGCCGTCATAAATCCCACCTATTCGGATTGGCTCCACGACCTGAGGATATGTCACGACGATTTCGGGATGCGAGGGGTGCGGATGTATCCCAGATGGCACGGATATTCGCTCCGGGACGGAGGTGCACGTGAGCTGGTTCACGCCGCAACGGAGCTTCACATGATCGTCTCCATACCGGTTCGCGTCGAGGACCCACGTCAGAGACACTGGCTCCTTGATGTGCCGCTCGATGAGATCGCCGGCCTGATACGGGCATATCCCGAGGCGAGATTCATGATACTCGAGGGCATCAGATTCACGAGCAGCCTGCTCGGCCGAAAGGGAGGCGATCTACCCGGCAGTTACCTGATCGAGATATCCCGCCTGACCACCCTATTGCATGCTGAGATGCGCCAGTTGATCGAGAACGTCGGGGTTGAACGGCTAGCTTTCGGCACGGGGATGCCCTTCAAATATCCTGCCCCTGCCCTGTTGAAGATCGAGGTACTCGATACTGACGAGGACGAGAAGGAAGCGATACGGTGGAGAAATGCCGCCGAAATGCTTGAATGGAGCGGCGTAACGCTATAA